The genomic DNA CTGGCGATCGGCTTCCTGGCCCCAGCCGGTGAGCGCCACCAGATAGATCCTGCTGCCCCACGACTCCTCGCGGATGCGCTGGGCGACTTCGTAGCCGTTGGCCTTGGGCATGCCGATGTCGATCAGCGCGACGTCCGGCAGCAGCCGCTCGGCCGACCGCAGCGCCGCTTCGCCGTCGAACGCCGTGTGCACGTCGTGTCCTTCGAACTGGAGCAGCATTGCGAGGCTCTCGGCCGCGTCCTGGTTGTCGTCGGCGATCAGCACGCGGCGCGGAATCACACGCATCGAGCCGTTGCCCTCGTGCGAAGCGACCGACGCCGGTACGGCTGCCACGATCGGGAGTCGCACGATGAACTCGCTGCCGCGACCGACGCCGCGGCTGCGCGCTTCGATCGTTCCGCCGTGCAGCTCGACGATCTGGCGGGCGAGCGTAAGGCCAATGCCGAGCCCACCCTGGCGTTCGAGCGACTGGTCGACCCGTACGAACAGCTCGAAGATCTGCGACAGTTTCTCGGGCGGGATTCCGATGCCGTCGTCCTTGACCGACATCTCGAACATGCCGCGTGACGTGCCGACGGTCAGCCGGAGGTTTCCGCCGGGCGGAGTGTACTTTGCGGCATTGCCGAGAAGATTCGACAGCACCTGGACGAGCCGCTCGCGGTCGGCTTCGAACGTGAGCGACGGGCTCGGAACGTCGATCTGCAGCTTGTGCTTCTTGGCCTGGAGCTCCTCGCGGCAGGCCTCGACCGCGGCGTCGACGATCTCTCCGCAGGCGACCCGCTCCTTGCGAAGCTCGAGCACGCCGCGCGAGATGCGCGAGACGTCGAGCAGGTCGTCGATCAGTCGCGACATCTGCGCAACCTGCCTTTCGATCATTTCGACCGGTCGCTGGATCTCGGGATTCGGAATGCTCTTGAGGAAGTAAGCTGCGTTGCGGACGGGAGCGAGCGGGTTGCGCAGCTCGTGCGCGAGGATCGCGATGAATTCGTCCTTGCGGCGGCTGGCTTCCTCGCGCTCGGCTTCGGCCTGCTTGCGGTCCGAGATGTTGCGCGAGCTCGACGAAGCAGCGACCGGGTTGCCGGCCACGTCACGAATCGGCGAGACCGTAAGCGAGATGTCGATGCGTTTTCCGGTTTTCGTAAGCCGCACGGTCTCGTAGTGCTCGATGCCTTCGCCGCGGCGGAGCCGCGCCAGAATGGCGCGTTCCGCGGCGATCCCCTCCGGCGGAATCAGCATCTCGACCGACCGGCCGACTGCCTCCGCTTCCGAATATCCGAACATGCGCTCCGCGCCGCGGTTCCAGCTGGTGATGATGCCATCGAGGGTCTTACTGACGATGGCGTCGTCGGAGGCTCGGACGATCGACGCGAGCAGCGCGCGGGCCTCCTCATTTCGCCGCTGGTCGGTGACATCGCGCGTAAAGCATTGCGTGTGAAGGAAACGCCCCTCGTCGCGCAGCACGCTCGAGTCGATCAGGACGTGCTTGATCGAGCCGTCCCTGCAGATCATCTGCGCCGGCTGCGCGAGGAGGCGTTCTCCGGCCCGCAGGCGGTTCATCATGCCTTCGATGGCGGCGCGGTCCGCGTGGAAATCGACGATGTTATGGCCGAAATACTCTTCACGCGTGTAACCGAGCATTTTCAGCTCGGCATCGTTCGCCCAAAGGATCGTTCCGTCTTCGGCGACGCGATGCAGCGCGATCGCCGCGGTTTCGAGGAATCCTCCGAGCTGACCGGCCTGTCGGCGCACCTCGTTCTCGCTCTCGTGCAGCGCCGTCTCATGGACGCGGATCATCGAGAGCGCGCGCCACAACAGCCCGGTGAGGAGGACGATTTCGACGAGCGTACGAAGAGCAGTCCCGAACGCGGTATCGACGATGCCATGGTGCTGCAGCCGGACCCGAATCCATCCGAGCGACAGCGCCAGCACGACCACCACCGGCAGCGACCGTCTTGCGAGAATGCCTGCTGCGCTGTCCTCGAGAATCGTCCGCATCGGCTCGCGTTCGGGGATGCTCGCCACCACGCCGAGGCCGAGCGCGAAGATCACCGACGCCGTCTGCATCGCGATACCCGTCAGGTGCGGCAGCATGAACATCTGCGTCGCGCCGTAGAGGTGGCCGATCAGAGAGAGCATGGCGATCGATGCCGCGGCAATGCCGAGCACGACGGCCGCGCTGCGTGACTTCGATCGCAACGGCAGCAACAGCATGGCCAGGCCGAGCAGCGCGAACGAAAACGATGCCGGCGGTCCCATGCGCATCGGAGCAGCGGCCGCGGACTGTCCCCATGGCCGGTCGAACAGCAGCGTGTCGATGCCGAAATTCAGGTCGGTGAGGTGCTCGACCAGCGTGAGCAGGCCGACGGTGACGACGAGCGCGGACAGCACGCGAGACACGAGGACGCCCGGTTCCCGCCGCCAGTGTATCGCGAGCAGCGCGAGCCCGATGGCTACGCCGCAGAACGCGGTATTCGGGAACATGGAGATCCCGTCGTTCTTCCAGGCCGTCAGCCGCTGAATTTCGGCGGCCCAACCGATGAGCGTGAGGAGTCCGGCGCAAACTGCGTAAAGGGCGGCCGTCGCCGCGATGCGGCGAGGCCAGGTCTGAC from Candidatus Limnocylindrales bacterium includes the following:
- a CDS encoding PAS domain S-box protein; amino-acid sequence: MPAGSQTWPRRIAATAALYAVCAGLLTLIGWAAEIQRLTAWKNDGISMFPNTAFCGVAIGLALLAIHWRREPGVLVSRVLSALVVTVGLLTLVEHLTDLNFGIDTLLFDRPWGQSAAAAPMRMGPPASFSFALLGLAMLLLPLRSKSRSAAVVLGIAAASIAMLSLIGHLYGATQMFMLPHLTGIAMQTASVIFALGLGVVASIPEREPMRTILEDSAAGILARRSLPVVVVLALSLGWIRVRLQHHGIVDTAFGTALRTLVEIVLLTGLLWRALSMIRVHETALHESENEVRRQAGQLGGFLETAAIALHRVAEDGTILWANDAELKMLGYTREEYFGHNIVDFHADRAAIEGMMNRLRAGERLLAQPAQMICRDGSIKHVLIDSSVLRDEGRFLHTQCFTRDVTDQRRNEEARALLASIVRASDDAIVSKTLDGIITSWNRGAERMFGYSEAEAVGRSVEMLIPPEGIAAERAILARLRRGEGIEHYETVRLTKTGKRIDISLTVSPIRDVAGNPVAASSSSRNISDRKQAEAEREEASRRKDEFIAILAHELRNPLAPVRNAAYFLKSIPNPEIQRPVEMIERQVAQMSRLIDDLLDVSRISRGVLELRKERVACGEIVDAAVEACREELQAKKHKLQIDVPSPSLTFEADRERLVQVLSNLLGNAAKYTPPGGNLRLTVGTSRGMFEMSVKDDGIGIPPEKLSQIFELFVRVDQSLERQGGLGIGLTLARQIVELHGGTIEARSRGVGRGSEFIVRLPIVAAVPASVASHEGNGSMRVIPRRVLIADDNQDAAESLAMLLQFEGHDVHTAFDGEAALRSAERLLPDVALIDIGMPKANGYEVAQRIREESWGSRIYLVALTGWGQEADRQRAKDAGFDLHMLKPVSPEAIEELLTTLPDT